From Paraburkholderia sabiae, a single genomic window includes:
- a CDS encoding AraC family transcriptional regulator, translated as MSDTKHSHGAPLAERNPQQRMVELLRTLAPAEGMTDAPLEGVKFLRANHPMPRRPVMYEPSIVIVCQGRKRGYLGDHAYIYDAQQYLVLSVPLPFECETEASVEEPFLGISIRVDLTMVAELLMLLNETHGHVDSEPRGIYSTPLDQPLGDAVLRLLEALVSPFDARILAPTIVREICYRVLTGVQGDAIRAALTHQHHFGRIAKALRRIHTEYDGDLDVETLARESGMSLAVFHAQFKTVTSTSPMQYVKTTRLHHARLLMVQDGLNASAAAARVGYESASQFSREFKRLFGLSPVDEVKRMRGTLDPVVPPQRPVVAARKYVTTN; from the coding sequence ATGTCCGACACAAAACATTCACATGGCGCGCCGCTCGCGGAGCGCAACCCGCAACAGCGCATGGTCGAATTGCTGCGCACGCTCGCGCCCGCCGAGGGCATGACGGATGCGCCGCTCGAAGGCGTCAAGTTCTTGCGCGCCAATCATCCGATGCCGCGCCGCCCGGTGATGTACGAGCCGAGCATCGTCATCGTGTGTCAGGGGCGCAAGCGCGGCTATCTGGGCGATCACGCGTACATCTATGATGCGCAGCAATATCTCGTGCTGTCCGTGCCGCTGCCGTTCGAATGCGAAACGGAAGCGAGCGTCGAAGAGCCGTTCCTCGGCATTTCGATTCGCGTCGATCTGACGATGGTCGCCGAGTTGCTGATGCTGCTCAACGAGACGCACGGTCACGTCGACAGCGAGCCGCGCGGCATCTACTCGACGCCGCTCGACCAGCCGCTCGGCGATGCCGTCTTGCGTCTGCTCGAAGCGCTCGTGTCGCCATTCGATGCGCGCATTCTCGCGCCGACGATCGTGCGCGAGATCTGTTATCGCGTGCTGACGGGCGTGCAGGGCGACGCGATCCGCGCGGCGCTCACGCATCAGCACCATTTCGGGCGCATTGCGAAGGCGCTGCGGCGCATTCACACCGAGTACGACGGCGATCTCGACGTCGAGACGCTCGCGCGCGAATCGGGCATGAGCCTCGCCGTGTTTCATGCGCAGTTCAAGACCGTCACGTCCACATCGCCGATGCAGTACGTGAAGACGACGCGCCTGCATCACGCGCGGCTTCTGATGGTGCAGGACGGATTGAACGCGAGCGCGGCGGCGGCGCGCGTGGGTTACGAAAGCGCGTCGCAGTTCAGCCGCGAATTCAAGCGCCTGTTCGGCCTGAGTCCCGTCGATGAAGTGAAGCGCATGCGCGGCACGCTCGATCCCGTCGTGCCGCCTCAACGTCCCGTCGTGGCCGCGCGCAAGTACGTGACGACCAATTGA
- a CDS encoding polysaccharide pyruvyl transferase family protein, with protein MTAHPSPVVLFGAFDRHNFGDMLFAHVAARLLADRSVRFAGLAARDLRAQGGHRVEVLRQLHERAVDLLHVGGEILACDAWEAAVMLQSPDDAQPLIASQQHDRFGWAQRVLGTRELAPYVVSKHELPHASRVLFNAVGGVSLDVRNAALRDDVLAKLARADDISVRDLHTQALLAKSGIDARLAPDCAVLVAELFGDTIREHANTQFIAAIREAAPNGYLAVQFSADFGDDATLAQIAAQLDRAADAHRLGVVLFRAGAAPWHDDLSCLERTAARMHAPCVQVLHSLNIWDICALIAHSRGYLGSSLHGRIVAMAYALPRINLLHDEDFARPCKQTAFAQTWEDTDAPIAVRVSGIASGIDAALSVDPVKLEQTASRLSRLCRVAFQTTVSMLSFCLRR; from the coding sequence ATGACGGCACATCCTTCACCTGTCGTTCTGTTCGGCGCGTTCGACCGCCACAACTTCGGCGACATGCTGTTCGCGCACGTCGCTGCGCGTTTGCTCGCGGATCGCAGCGTGCGCTTCGCGGGACTCGCAGCGCGCGATCTGCGTGCGCAAGGCGGGCATCGCGTCGAGGTACTTCGGCAGTTGCACGAACGTGCGGTCGATCTGCTGCACGTAGGCGGAGAAATTCTTGCCTGCGATGCGTGGGAAGCGGCCGTGATGCTGCAATCGCCTGACGACGCACAGCCGTTGATCGCGTCGCAACAGCACGATCGCTTTGGATGGGCGCAACGCGTGCTCGGCACACGAGAGCTCGCGCCATATGTGGTGTCGAAGCATGAATTGCCTCATGCCTCGCGTGTTTTGTTCAATGCAGTGGGTGGCGTCTCGCTCGATGTTCGCAACGCAGCCTTGCGCGACGATGTGCTTGCCAAGCTGGCGCGCGCCGACGATATCAGCGTGCGCGATTTGCACACGCAAGCGTTGCTCGCGAAGTCAGGCATCGACGCGCGGCTCGCGCCCGATTGCGCGGTGCTGGTTGCCGAGCTTTTCGGCGACACGATCCGTGAACATGCGAACACTCAGTTCATCGCAGCGATACGCGAGGCCGCGCCCAACGGTTATCTCGCCGTGCAGTTCAGCGCGGATTTCGGCGACGACGCGACGCTCGCGCAGATTGCCGCGCAACTGGACCGTGCGGCCGACGCGCATCGCCTCGGCGTCGTGTTGTTTCGCGCCGGCGCGGCGCCGTGGCACGACGATCTATCGTGCCTGGAGCGCACGGCCGCGCGCATGCACGCGCCCTGCGTGCAGGTCTTGCATTCGCTGAATATCTGGGACATCTGCGCGTTGATCGCACATAGCCGCGGCTATCTCGGCAGCAGTCTGCATGGGAGGATCGTCGCGATGGCGTATGCGCTGCCGCGCATCAATCTGCTGCACGACGAAGACTTCGCGCGGCCATGCAAGCAGACCGCGTTCGCGCAAACATGGGAAGACACTGACGCGCCCATTGCGGTACGCGTGAGCGGGATCGCGAGCGGCATCGATGCCGCGTTGTCCGTCGATCCCGTGAAGCTGGAGCAAACTGCGTCGCGGCTCTCCAGGCTTTGTCGCGTCGCGTTTCAAACGACAGTTTCAATGCTCAGTTTCTGTCTGCGACGCTAG
- a CDS encoding alpha/beta fold hydrolase encodes MSTITTKDGTQIFYKDWGTGRPVVFSHGWPLDADAWDAQMLFLLQNGFRVIAHDRRGHGRSDQPSNGNDMDTYADDLAALLDALDIQGATLVGHSTGGGEVAHYIGRHGTKRVAKAVLIGAVPPIMLKTEANPGGLPMDVFDGIRKGVADNRSQFYKDLAMPFFGFNRPNAKVSQGTIDAFWAQGMAGGAHGQYLCIREFSEVDYTEDLKKIDVPTLILHGDDDQIVPIDAAGKLSAKIVKNATFKIYEGAPHGMCVTEADKVNADLLAFINS; translated from the coding sequence ATGAGCACGATCACCACGAAAGACGGCACGCAGATTTTCTACAAGGATTGGGGCACGGGCCGTCCCGTTGTCTTCTCGCACGGCTGGCCGCTCGATGCGGACGCCTGGGACGCGCAGATGCTGTTCCTGCTGCAGAACGGCTTTCGCGTGATCGCACATGATCGCCGCGGTCATGGCCGTTCGGACCAGCCGTCGAACGGCAACGACATGGACACCTACGCCGACGATCTCGCTGCGTTGCTCGACGCGTTGGATATTCAGGGCGCGACGCTCGTCGGCCATTCGACGGGCGGCGGCGAAGTTGCGCATTACATCGGCCGACATGGCACGAAGCGCGTCGCGAAGGCCGTGCTGATCGGCGCGGTGCCGCCCATCATGCTGAAGACGGAAGCGAATCCGGGCGGTCTGCCGATGGACGTGTTCGACGGCATTCGCAAGGGCGTCGCCGATAACCGCTCGCAGTTCTACAAGGACCTCGCGATGCCGTTCTTCGGTTTCAACCGGCCGAACGCAAAGGTATCGCAGGGCACGATCGACGCATTCTGGGCGCAGGGCATGGCAGGTGGCGCGCATGGCCAGTATCTGTGCATCCGCGAATTCTCGGAAGTCGATTACACGGAAGATCTGAAGAAGATCGACGTGCCGACGCTGATCCTGCATGGCGACGACGACCAGATCGTGCCGATCGATGCAGCGGGCAAGCTGTCTGCGAAGATCGTCAAGAACGCGACGTTCAAGATCTACGAAGGCGCGCCGCACGGCATGTGCGTAACGGAAGCCGACAAGGTCAACGCGGATCTGCTCGCGTTCATCAACAGCTAA
- a CDS encoding VOC family protein gives MKRFHIALAVANLDESIDDYSRRLGQPPSAVVPGQYAMWRTDLLNFSINEKPEKAGQLRHVGFEDDDVEGYSSNIDVNGLEWELFSAAEQDRRIVSTYGVPVKN, from the coding sequence ATGAAGCGCTTTCACATCGCACTGGCCGTTGCGAATCTCGACGAATCGATCGACGACTATAGCCGCCGTCTCGGACAGCCGCCCTCGGCTGTCGTGCCGGGTCAGTACGCGATGTGGCGCACGGACCTGCTCAACTTCTCGATCAACGAAAAGCCCGAAAAAGCAGGGCAATTGCGGCATGTCGGTTTCGAGGACGACGACGTCGAAGGCTATTCGAGCAACATCGATGTGAACGGCCTCGAATGGGAGCTGTTTTCTGCGGCCGAGCAGGACCGGCGCATCGTCAGCACGTACGGCGTGCCCGTGAAGAACTAA
- a CDS encoding DUF2164 domain-containing protein, translating into MAIELDKDTRNEAIASLQRYFAENMDEPIGNIQAGALLGFFVEEIGPAIYNLAVQDAQERMMARVSELDIECHEDTFGYWKKYGKRR; encoded by the coding sequence ATGGCAATCGAACTGGACAAAGACACGCGCAACGAAGCGATCGCTTCGCTGCAGCGCTATTTCGCGGAGAACATGGACGAGCCGATCGGCAACATCCAGGCGGGCGCGCTGCTCGGCTTCTTCGTCGAGGAAATCGGCCCCGCGATCTACAACCTCGCGGTGCAGGACGCGCAGGAGCGCATGATGGCGCGCGTGTCGGAACTCGACATCGAGTGTCACGAAGACACATTCGGCTACTGGAAAAAGTACGGGAAGCGGCGCTGA
- a CDS encoding sensor domain-containing diguanylate cyclase, protein MAKPSPTSDDQEMFDLAPVALWLEDFSGVKALFEDWRSQGVTDLRAHIGNDVDRVAECAHRIRVIKVNQKTLTQFEAADFSTLTDSLSTVFRDDMLKTHLEELCQLWAGQDHFTSQTVNYTLGGRRLDVLLKGKILPGHEERWDRVLVSTEDITELEGARHRVTEAEQYVRGLFEYSPVSLWVEDFSAVKRLLDEARAAGITDFRTFTDVHPEFVERCMAEIHVLDVNQHTLDMFAAPDKKTLLARLPDVFRDDMRPHFREQLIDLWDGKLFQQREVLNYSLEANEVHVHLQFSVLPGHERTWDLVLVALTDITARKKAEAYLEFLGKHDVLTKLRNRSFYVDELNRLERKGPFPVTVLMADLNGLKRVNDQLGHAAGDALLRRAGEVLAKAMETPFNAARIGGDEFAILLPGTDERGGAAMIETIRQLVDLNNQFYPGSPISFSMGMATVQRGERIEAGVQRADLLMYEEKRAHYTSQEASSPQK, encoded by the coding sequence ATGGCAAAACCCAGCCCCACTTCCGATGATCAGGAAATGTTCGACCTCGCCCCCGTAGCGCTCTGGCTCGAAGACTTCAGCGGCGTAAAAGCGCTCTTCGAAGACTGGCGCTCCCAAGGCGTAACAGACCTGCGCGCCCACATCGGCAACGATGTAGACCGCGTAGCAGAATGCGCACACCGCATCCGCGTCATCAAGGTCAACCAGAAAACGCTCACACAATTCGAAGCCGCGGATTTCAGCACCCTGACGGACAGCCTGTCGACGGTCTTTCGCGACGACATGCTGAAAACCCACCTCGAAGAGCTGTGCCAGCTATGGGCAGGCCAGGATCACTTCACGAGCCAGACGGTCAACTACACGCTCGGAGGCCGGCGTCTCGACGTGCTGCTCAAAGGCAAGATACTGCCGGGCCACGAAGAACGCTGGGACCGCGTGCTGGTGTCGACGGAAGACATCACGGAACTGGAAGGCGCGCGCCATCGCGTGACGGAGGCCGAACAATACGTGCGCGGGCTGTTCGAATACTCGCCCGTGTCGCTGTGGGTCGAGGATTTCAGCGCCGTCAAACGTCTGCTCGACGAAGCGCGCGCGGCAGGCATCACGGATTTCCGCACCTTCACCGATGTGCATCCCGAGTTCGTCGAGCGCTGCATGGCCGAGATTCATGTGCTCGACGTCAACCAGCACACGCTCGATATGTTCGCCGCGCCCGACAAGAAAACGCTGCTCGCGCGCCTGCCCGACGTGTTCCGCGACGACATGCGCCCGCATTTCCGCGAGCAGCTGATCGATCTGTGGGACGGCAAGCTGTTCCAGCAGCGCGAAGTACTCAACTATTCGCTCGAAGCCAACGAGGTCCACGTTCACCTGCAGTTCTCCGTGCTGCCCGGCCACGAGCGCACGTGGGACCTCGTACTCGTCGCGCTCACCGACATCACCGCGCGCAAGAAGGCAGAAGCGTATCTGGAGTTTCTCGGCAAGCACGACGTGCTCACCAAGCTGCGCAACCGCTCGTTCTACGTCGACGAATTGAACCGGCTGGAGCGTAAGGGTCCGTTCCCGGTGACGGTCCTCATGGCCGATCTCAATGGCCTCAAGCGCGTCAACGATCAGCTCGGTCACGCGGCGGGCGATGCGCTGCTGCGCCGCGCCGGCGAAGTGCTCGCGAAGGCGATGGAGACGCCGTTCAACGCGGCGCGCATCGGCGGCGACGAGTTCGCAATCCTGCTGCCCGGCACCGATGAACGCGGCGGCGCAGCGATGATCGAGACGATCCGCCAGCTCGTCGATCTGAACAATCAGTTCTATCCGGGCTCGCCGATCAGCTTCTCGATGGGCATGGCGACGGTGCAGCGCGGCGAGCGGATCGAAGCGGGCGTACAACGCGCGGACCTGCTGATGTACGAAGAAAAGCGCGCGCACTATACGTCGCAGGAAGCGTCGAGCCCGCAAAAGTAA
- a CDS encoding aldo/keto reductase produces the protein MKQLQLGKAGPASSAIGLGCMGMSGMYGPSDRAESIATIHAALEAGITLFDTGDFYGSGHNEILLGEALKSAPASRRDNALISVKFGAMRDPAGGWTGYDARPAAVKNFLAYSLQRLGVDHIDIYRPARLDPNVPIEDTVGAIAELVQAGYVRHVGLSEVGATTIRKAASVTPICDLQIEYSLISRGIEDEILPTLRELGIGVTAYGVLSRGLISGHWQKNAAGKGDFRAMSPRFQGENVERNLALVDALRGIADGKGVSVAQIAIAWVAAQGDDVVPLVGARRRDRLGEALGALDVSLDVEELAAIEKAVPKGSAAGERYAAAQMAHLDSEKGASH, from the coding sequence ATGAAGCAACTGCAACTTGGCAAGGCAGGCCCGGCAAGCTCGGCGATCGGCCTCGGCTGCATGGGCATGTCGGGTATGTATGGACCGTCCGACCGCGCCGAGAGCATCGCGACGATCCATGCGGCGCTGGAAGCGGGCATCACGTTGTTCGATACGGGCGATTTCTACGGTTCGGGCCACAACGAGATACTGCTCGGCGAGGCGTTGAAGAGCGCGCCAGCGTCGCGGCGCGACAATGCGCTCATCAGCGTGAAATTCGGCGCGATGCGCGATCCGGCGGGCGGCTGGACGGGGTACGACGCGCGCCCGGCGGCCGTGAAGAATTTCCTCGCGTATTCGCTGCAGCGGCTGGGCGTCGATCACATCGACATCTATCGACCTGCGCGGCTCGATCCGAACGTGCCCATCGAAGACACGGTCGGCGCGATCGCAGAGCTGGTGCAGGCGGGCTATGTGCGGCACGTCGGGCTGTCCGAAGTCGGTGCAACGACGATCCGCAAGGCCGCGTCCGTTACACCGATTTGCGATCTGCAGATCGAGTACTCGCTGATTTCGCGCGGTATCGAGGACGAGATTCTGCCGACATTGCGTGAACTGGGCATTGGCGTGACGGCGTATGGCGTGTTGTCGCGCGGGCTGATCAGCGGGCATTGGCAGAAAAATGCCGCGGGCAAGGGCGATTTTCGCGCGATGAGCCCGCGGTTTCAGGGGGAGAATGTTGAGCGCAATCTTGCGCTTGTTGACGCGTTGCGTGGGATCGCCGATGGCAAAGGTGTGTCTGTTGCGCAAATCGCTATTGCCTGGGTTGCTGCGCAGGGTGACGATGTTGTACCGCTTGTTGGTGCGCGGCGGCGTGACCGGTTGGGGGAAGCGCTCGGGGCGCTTGATGTCTCGCTTGATGTGGAGGAACTCGCTGCTATCGAGAAGGCTGTGCCAAAGGGCTCGGCGGCCGGTGAACGATATGCTGCTGCGCAGATGGCGCATCTTGATAGTGAGAAGGGTGCTTCGCACTGA
- a CDS encoding VOC family protein gives MLSHVFIGVNDFERAFDFYSTVLAELGLALKFREDERPWAGWMKPGVARPLFLVGKPFDGESAVAGNGHMVALLAPDRLTVDRVHATALAHGAACEGPPGLRPEYHANYYGAYFRDPDGNKLCVCCHDPV, from the coding sequence ATGCTTTCCCACGTGTTCATCGGCGTCAACGATTTCGAGCGGGCGTTTGATTTCTATTCGACCGTCTTGGCCGAGCTAGGGCTCGCACTGAAATTCCGCGAGGACGAGCGGCCGTGGGCGGGCTGGATGAAGCCCGGCGTCGCGCGACCGCTGTTTCTCGTCGGCAAGCCGTTCGATGGCGAGTCTGCCGTCGCGGGCAACGGGCATATGGTCGCGCTGCTGGCGCCTGACCGTCTCACCGTCGATCGCGTGCACGCGACGGCGCTCGCGCATGGCGCCGCTTGCGAAGGCCCGCCCGGGCTGCGCCCCGAATACCACGCGAACTATTACGGCGCGTACTTTCGCGATCCCGACGGCAACAAGCTCTGCGTGTGCTGTCACGACCCCGTGTGA
- a CDS encoding LysR family transcriptional regulator, giving the protein MVEPDLADLKAFVAVSAARGFRNAASTGGVSASSLSEAVRRLEQQLGVRLLNRTTRSVTPTEAGQRLFERLAPAFGEISTALDAINVFRDSPTGTLRLNVPSIVAREVLPALLSRFLAGHPGITVEVASNDTFIDILAAGFDAGIRYDERLERDMIAVPIGPPMQRMVAAASPAYLQKYGEPRHPDELVRHACIGHRFESGVLAVWEFARGNETVRIVPNGPLVASIIDIQRRAAVDGLGIVYSFDEFLRPALDDGTLVPILHDWWQSFTGPRLYYASREHMPAPLRAFVDFVLRDNRSRDAV; this is encoded by the coding sequence ATGGTCGAACCCGATCTGGCCGATCTGAAAGCCTTCGTCGCCGTCAGCGCCGCGCGCGGCTTTCGCAATGCGGCGTCGACGGGCGGCGTGTCCGCGTCGTCGCTGAGCGAGGCCGTGCGGCGTCTCGAACAGCAACTCGGCGTGCGCCTGCTGAACCGAACGACCCGCAGCGTCACGCCGACGGAAGCCGGCCAGCGCCTGTTCGAACGGCTCGCGCCTGCGTTCGGCGAAATCTCGACCGCGCTCGACGCGATCAACGTGTTCCGCGACAGTCCCACGGGCACGCTGCGCCTGAACGTGCCGTCGATCGTCGCGCGCGAAGTTCTGCCCGCGCTGCTGTCGCGCTTTCTCGCCGGGCATCCCGGCATCACCGTCGAGGTGGCGTCGAACGACACCTTCATCGACATCCTCGCGGCAGGCTTCGACGCGGGCATCCGCTACGACGAACGGCTCGAGCGAGACATGATCGCCGTTCCCATCGGCCCGCCGATGCAGCGCATGGTCGCCGCCGCGTCGCCTGCCTATTTGCAAAAGTACGGCGAGCCGCGTCATCCCGACGAACTGGTGCGGCACGCGTGCATCGGCCATCGCTTCGAAAGCGGCGTGCTGGCCGTGTGGGAATTCGCGCGTGGCAATGAGACCGTGCGGATCGTGCCGAACGGGCCGCTCGTCGCGTCGATCATCGATATCCAGCGGCGCGCGGCCGTCGACGGACTCGGTATCGTCTATTCGTTCGACGAGTTCCTGCGTCCCGCGCTCGACGACGGCACGCTCGTCCCCATCCTGCATGACTGGTGGCAGTCGTTCACGGGGCCGCGTCTGTATTACGCGAGCCGCGAGCACATGCCCGCGCCGCTGCGTGCTTTCGTCGATTTCGTGCTGCGCGACAATCGCAGCCGCGATGCGGTGTGA